The Mucilaginibacter rubeus genomic interval TTAGCAGCGATAGCAGCAGCTTTTTCTTCGCTCTTTTTAGCTTCAGCAGCTAAAGCAGCTTTGCGGGCTTCGTCTTTAGCAACGTTAAGGCTGGTTTTTTTACCGGTGATTTTGCCGTCTTTCTGGTCAAGCCATTCAGCAAATTTAGTTTCAAGTTGCTCTTCTGTTAAAGCACCTTTTTTAACACCACCTTGTAAGTGTTTTTTGTAAAGCACACCTTTGTATGAAAGGATAGCACGACAAGTGTCAGTAGGCTGGGCACCGTTGTTAACCCAATCTAAAGTTTTGTCAAAGTTGATGTCGATAGTTGCTGGGTTAGTGTTTGGGTTGTATGAACCTAAACGCTCAATGAAGCGTCCATCACGTGGAGCGCGTGCGTCTGCTACCACGATGTAATAAAAAGGTTTACCTTTTTTACCGTGTCTTTGTAGTCTGATCTTAGTTGCCATTGTAAATTTTTATGTATTCAACATTATCCCCGGAGTTCTTTCTGCGGGGATGCAAAGGTATTAATTTTTATCACAATTAAAAATAGCTGATAATTAATTATTTATCTTTTAGCTGTGTGGCTTAAGGAGTTGCATGATAAACGGTAGTTTTTTACTGATCAATTGTCGTTTTTTCAAACTTAACATTGCAGTAAATCAAAAAAATCGGAACTTACCCGCCATGAGTATCACCAGGAAAACACGTATAGCAATTGATATGGATGAAGTTATTGCCGATACCATTGGCAAATTCATCAGCATGTATAAAGAGAGGCACAATGAAGAAATCATCCTTGGCAATATGGAAGGCAAGGAGTTTAGAGAGATCCTGCCGCCCCACCTAAGCGAAACTTTGCGCGTATATATTAATGAGCGTGGCTTTTTCAGGGATATTCCGGTAATGCCCGATGCGCAGGAAGTGGTGAAAGCCCTGCATGAAAAATATGATGTATATATAGCATCGGCTGCTATGGAATTCAAATACTCGCTGGAGGATAAACAGGCATGGCTTGAAGAGCATTTTCCTTTTATCTCATGGACAAACATTATTTTTTGCGGGCACAAGATCCTGGATGTAGATATCATGATTGACGACCGCATCAAAAATTTCACCACATTTAACGGCCGTAAAATACTTTATACCTCGCCGCATAACATGCTGCTTACCGATTATGAAAGGGTAAATACCTGGAAAGAGGTTGCCGAAAAATTATTGTAGTTGTTTGTTTATCATATAAATAGCTATACCTTTAAATAAATACGGCTTGTTTCCATGTTTAACCCAAACCCTGCTGCAAAAGGAAATTGTACCATTGTTTTTGATCTTGACGAACAGAAATACCTGTTTGTAAGCGAAAACTTTTATAGCCTTTTTGGTGTAGGGGTTGAGCATCTTCATCAAAATACCAATTTTTTGAATGGCCTGGTAAAGCCTAAGGTTTTGGCCGATATTAAACGGCTTACCGCTGAGTTGCCCCCCGGCGAGTCGATCCAGATGACTTATCACCTGGAAGCAAATCAAAAACAACTAACCGAAAAAAGAACACTTACTATTGATGGGCTTACCGGCCATAAGATCATATTAAGTAATATCACAAGTGCCCTGGCTGTTGTTTCAACCCCGGGATCCTTGGGAAAAGTTGGCCTGCGTGAACGATTTTTAGATTCGCTTATTAATTCGCAAACCAATTTTTTGATCAGGATAGGTATTGATGGCAAATTCACCTTTGTTAACCGCCAGTTTTTGAAAACCTTTGGATATGCCGTGGATGAGATTATCGGGCATCACTTTTCAAAAACAACCATTCCGGAGGAGGCTCATCTGTGCGAGGAAGCTTTTTCTAATTGTATTAACAATCCCGGCAAGATCATCAGGCTTATTCACAAAAAGCCTGCTAAAGACGGCACACTTCATGATACCGAATGGGAGTTTGTTTCCATAGCCGATAACGAAGGGAATATATTTGAAGTACAGGGCATTGGCCGGGACATTACCCCGCAAATGCAAATGCGGGAAGAGGCTTTGCAAATAAAAGACAGCCTTGAAGCGCTGATCAACAACACTCAGGATCATATCTGGTCGGTTGATAAGGAATTACGCTACCTTTATATGAACCAGGCTTATGTTGAGCAGGTTACTTATTTAACAGGTGTACAACCTTATAGAGGCCAATATTCTTATAAACACGAGGGTTTTAGCCGGCAAATAATTGACGACTGGACGGTTTATTATAACCGCGCCTTAAATGGTGAGCGTTATTCAATCATCAGTGAAAGTATTGATCCTGCGAACGGACAGAGCTTATATTTTGAGGTGAGCTTTAACCCCATCTACACAGCTGCCGGCGATATCATTGGCGCGGGATGCTTCGGACATAATATTACCGAAAGGCTCAAAATACAGAAAGAACTTGTTGACCAAAACGAGCGTTTAAGAAACATCGCCTCATTAAGTTCGCATGAATTGCGCCGACCGGTAGCAAGTATGCTGGGCCTTATAGGTTTAATGGATCGCGAAGATTTTTATAATCCCGAAAATAAAGAGATCATAGCCCATCTGTTTACCGTGAGCGCCGAAATTGATGCCGCTATCCGGCTTGTTGTTGACAGCACCATGCCAAATAAAACAGCCCGGACTAAGTAGTAGCCCGGGCTGTTTTATTTATCGTTTTAGCTGAAATTACATAGATAACATTTCAACCAGCTTAATCATGTTAGGATCAATACCCTGGTGATGTTTAATGGCATGCTCAAATGGCGTATAAGCTACTTCTCCGTTAATGAGGCCGATCATTTCGTTGCGGTGTCCGTCTCTTAAAGCTTCAACGGCAGCAGCGCCAACGCGGCTTGCCAGTACCCTGTCCATACAGCTTGGTGCACCACCACGTTGTATGTGGCCTAAAATAGAGATCCGGGTATCATAGTTAGGGAATTTTTCCTGAACCAGGCGACCAACTTCAAACGCGCCACCTGCTGTATCGTCGCCTTCGGCTACAATTACAATACGTGATGTTTTGTCTTTACGGCCAAACTCAAGGCGGTTAAATAAACCTTCGAGCCCGGTTTTACTTTCAGGGATCAGGATGGCCTCGGCGCCGGTAGCAATACCGGTACGTAAAGCAATCAATCCAGAGTCGCGGCCCATTACCTCAACAATAAATAAACGATCGTGCGATTCGGCAGTGTCCCTGATCTTATCAACGGCATCAACAACGGTGTTAATGGCGGTATCATAACCAATGGTAAAATCGGTACCTACAAGGTCATTATCAATAGTACCTGGTAAACCAACTACCGGAATATCATATTCGCTGCCAAAAACTTTAGCGCCGGTAAAAGTACCGTCGCCGCCAATGGCTACCAATGCATCAACCTTGTTTTTTACCAGTTGTTCGTAAGCATTTTTACGGCCTTCGGGGGTTCTGAAATCATCACATCTTGCGGTTTTAAGTATAGTACCGCCACGCTGAATAATGTTTGAAACGGATTTACGGTTCATGGTGAAAAAATCACCTTTGCCCATGCCGTCGTAACCACGGCGAATACCCGTGACTTCAATTCCGTAATACATCGCGGCACGTACAACCGCTCTTATGGCAGCGTTCATTCCGGGTGCATCACCACCTGAAGTAAAAACGCCGATATTTTTGATCTGAGTCATTTTTTTGTGTTGGTTATAAACAGGCTAACCTATTCATAACTAATTAGGGTTGTAAATATTGTTTTTATTTAAACCCCG includes:
- the pfkA gene encoding 6-phosphofructokinase translates to MTQIKNIGVFTSGGDAPGMNAAIRAVVRAAMYYGIEVTGIRRGYDGMGKGDFFTMNRKSVSNIIQRGGTILKTARCDDFRTPEGRKNAYEQLVKNKVDALVAIGGDGTFTGAKVFGSEYDIPVVGLPGTIDNDLVGTDFTIGYDTAINTVVDAVDKIRDTAESHDRLFIVEVMGRDSGLIALRTGIATGAEAILIPESKTGLEGLFNRLEFGRKDKTSRIVIVAEGDDTAGGAFEVGRLVQEKFPNYDTRISILGHIQRGGAPSCMDRVLASRVGAAAVEALRDGHRNEMIGLINGEVAYTPFEHAIKHHQGIDPNMIKLVEMLSM
- a CDS encoding 30S ribosomal protein S16 translates to MATKIRLQRHGKKGKPFYYIVVADARAPRDGRFIERLGSYNPNTNPATIDINFDKTLDWVNNGAQPTDTCRAILSYKGVLYKKHLQGGVKKGALTEEQLETKFAEWLDQKDGKITGKKTSLNVAKDEARKAALAAEAKKSEEKAAAIAAKNAPVAEEEAPAEDAAAEAESAE
- a CDS encoding PAS domain S-box protein, with translation MFNPNPAAKGNCTIVFDLDEQKYLFVSENFYSLFGVGVEHLHQNTNFLNGLVKPKVLADIKRLTAELPPGESIQMTYHLEANQKQLTEKRTLTIDGLTGHKIILSNITSALAVVSTPGSLGKVGLRERFLDSLINSQTNFLIRIGIDGKFTFVNRQFLKTFGYAVDEIIGHHFSKTTIPEEAHLCEEAFSNCINNPGKIIRLIHKKPAKDGTLHDTEWEFVSIADNEGNIFEVQGIGRDITPQMQMREEALQIKDSLEALINNTQDHIWSVDKELRYLYMNQAYVEQVTYLTGVQPYRGQYSYKHEGFSRQIIDDWTVYYNRALNGERYSIISESIDPANGQSLYFEVSFNPIYTAAGDIIGAGCFGHNITERLKIQKELVDQNERLRNIASLSSHELRRPVASMLGLIGLMDREDFYNPENKEIIAHLFTVSAEIDAAIRLVVDSTMPNKTARTK
- a CDS encoding 5' nucleotidase, NT5C type; the encoded protein is MSITRKTRIAIDMDEVIADTIGKFISMYKERHNEEIILGNMEGKEFREILPPHLSETLRVYINERGFFRDIPVMPDAQEVVKALHEKYDVYIASAAMEFKYSLEDKQAWLEEHFPFISWTNIIFCGHKILDVDIMIDDRIKNFTTFNGRKILYTSPHNMLLTDYERVNTWKEVAEKLL